A section of the Deltaproteobacteria bacterium genome encodes:
- a CDS encoding aldehyde dehydrogenase family protein: MKDCRQFYIDGKWVPPTRAHDFPVIDPATEDAIARISLGSAADVDKAVAAARRAFESYSETSPEERLALIQRIIEVYQSKYEEMAETISQEMGAPIWLARAAQAAAGLAHFFEMAKVLGSFKFEELRGSTLMRREPIGVCGLITPWNWPVNQIACKVAPALAAGCTMVLKPSEVAPLSGYLFTHILHEAGVPAGVFNMVNGDGPTVGAAISSHPDVDMVSFTGSTRAGVAVATAAAPTVKRVAQELGGKSANIILDDADLEQAVAAGVQGCALNTGQSCNAPTRMLVPRSRMAQAAAAAKRAAEAIKVGDPLAEGTTIGPLASEAQFEKVQRLIKKGIEEGAELVTGGPGRPEGIRKGYFVKPTVFANVRNDMTIAREEIFGPVLTIIPYEDEPDAIRIANDTPYGLSGYVTSGDLKRARRVARKIRSGNVHVNGAQPDLGAAFGGYKQSGNGREWGEAGLEEFLELKAVFGYAEAGG; this comes from the coding sequence ATCGACGGGAAGTGGGTGCCGCCCACGAGGGCGCACGACTTCCCGGTCATCGACCCCGCCACCGAGGACGCGATCGCCAGGATCTCGCTCGGCTCGGCCGCCGACGTCGACAAGGCGGTCGCCGCCGCCCGGCGTGCCTTCGAGTCGTACTCGGAGACCAGCCCCGAGGAGCGCCTCGCGCTCATCCAGCGCATCATCGAGGTCTACCAGTCGAAGTACGAGGAGATGGCCGAGACCATCTCGCAGGAGATGGGGGCGCCGATCTGGCTCGCGCGCGCGGCGCAGGCCGCGGCCGGGCTCGCCCACTTCTTCGAGATGGCAAAGGTGCTCGGGAGCTTCAAGTTCGAGGAGCTCAGGGGCTCGACGCTCATGCGCAGGGAGCCGATCGGCGTCTGCGGCCTCATCACCCCGTGGAACTGGCCCGTGAACCAGATCGCCTGCAAGGTGGCGCCGGCGCTGGCGGCGGGGTGCACGATGGTGCTCAAGCCGAGCGAGGTCGCGCCGCTGTCCGGCTACCTGTTCACCCACATCCTCCACGAGGCGGGCGTCCCCGCCGGCGTCTTCAACATGGTGAACGGCGACGGGCCGACCGTGGGCGCCGCCATCTCGTCGCACCCGGACGTCGACATGGTCTCCTTCACCGGCTCCACCCGGGCGGGCGTCGCCGTCGCCACGGCCGCCGCCCCGACGGTGAAGCGCGTCGCGCAGGAGCTCGGCGGTAAGTCGGCCAACATCATCCTGGACGACGCCGACCTCGAGCAGGCGGTCGCGGCCGGCGTGCAGGGCTGCGCTCTCAACACCGGCCAGTCGTGCAACGCGCCCACGCGTATGCTCGTCCCGCGCTCCAGGATGGCCCAGGCCGCCGCGGCGGCGAAGCGCGCCGCCGAGGCCATAAAGGTGGGGGACCCGCTCGCCGAGGGCACCACCATCGGCCCGCTCGCGAGCGAGGCGCAGTTCGAGAAGGTGCAGCGTCTCATCAAGAAGGGCATCGAGGAGGGCGCGGAGCTCGTGACGGGCGGCCCCGGCCGCCCGGAGGGCATCCGCAAGGGGTACTTCGTGAAGCCCACGGTATTCGCCAACGTCCGCAACGACATGACGATCGCGCGCGAGGAGATCTTCGGGCCGGTCCTCACCATCATCCCATACGAGGACGAGCCGGACGCGATCCGCATCGCCAACGACACGCCCTACGGGCTCTCGGGCTACGTGACCTCCGGCGACCTCAAGCGCGCGCGCCGGGTGGCCAGGAAGATCCGCTCCGGCAACGTCCACGTGAACGGCGCGCAGCCCGACCTGGGCGCCGCCTTCGGCGGCTACAAACAGTCGGGCAACGGCCGCGAGTGGGGCGAGGCGGGCCTCGAGGAGTTCCTCGAGCTGAAGGCCGTCTTCGGCTACGCGGAGGCGGGCGGGTAG
- a CDS encoding NAD(P)/FAD-dependent oxidoreductase, producing MGRWRPPCRGAKSAPVQRREVVIVGSGPAGAATALRLAAAAPELAAGTVLLDKARHPRDKTCAGGVIPKALRLLAELGVPFTVPHARVDSAAVAVPGRRVAVAGSDLCRVVRRREFDARLAWAARERGVELREGERVVGLARDGAGIRVETDRRVYWAPVVVGADGSGSVVRRGIVGDGAGAVARAVMCDVPVADTHWDGHAARRYEFDFTSCATGLRGYRWTFPCVIDGVPHANVGVYGLPPVDGARLRDELAVELARIGAEPAGWKAFPIRTHAPGTRVAAPHALLVGDAAGCDPLMGEGISFALEYGMLAADAIVVAHASGDWSFRGYARAVERGLLGRKLRRLHLGARLFYGPRHRLWFRVAAASARAQAIGLAWYNGVDGWDRRGALSALAALVGLATRPAR from the coding sequence CTGGGGCGGTGGCGCCCGCCGTGTCGGGGCGCTAAGAGCGCTCCCGTGCAGCGCCGCGAGGTCGTCATCGTCGGCTCGGGACCGGCCGGAGCCGCCACGGCGCTGCGCCTCGCCGCCGCGGCGCCCGAGCTCGCCGCGGGCACGGTCCTGCTCGACAAGGCCCGTCACCCCCGGGACAAGACGTGCGCCGGCGGCGTCATCCCCAAGGCTCTCCGCCTGCTCGCGGAGCTGGGCGTCCCGTTCACGGTCCCGCACGCGCGGGTGGATTCGGCCGCGGTCGCGGTCCCGGGCCGCAGGGTCGCCGTCGCGGGCTCCGATCTCTGCCGCGTCGTGCGGCGGCGGGAGTTCGACGCGCGGCTCGCCTGGGCGGCGCGCGAGCGCGGCGTCGAGCTGCGCGAGGGCGAGCGCGTCGTGGGTCTCGCGCGCGACGGCGCGGGCATACGCGTCGAGACGGACCGTCGTGTCTACTGGGCGCCCGTCGTGGTCGGCGCGGACGGGAGCGGCAGCGTGGTGCGCCGGGGGATCGTGGGCGACGGCGCCGGCGCGGTGGCGCGCGCCGTCATGTGCGACGTGCCCGTCGCCGACACGCACTGGGACGGCCACGCCGCGCGGCGCTACGAGTTCGACTTCACCTCGTGCGCGACGGGGCTGCGCGGCTATCGCTGGACGTTCCCCTGCGTCATCGACGGCGTGCCGCACGCGAACGTCGGCGTCTACGGGCTCCCGCCGGTCGACGGCGCGCGCCTGCGGGACGAGCTTGCCGTCGAGCTCGCGCGCATCGGCGCGGAACCTGCGGGATGGAAGGCGTTCCCCATCCGGACCCATGCGCCCGGCACGCGGGTGGCCGCGCCGCACGCGCTCCTGGTCGGCGACGCGGCCGGGTGCGACCCGCTCATGGGCGAGGGCATCTCCTTCGCGCTCGAGTACGGGATGCTCGCCGCCGACGCGATCGTGGTCGCGCACGCGAGCGGGGACTGGAGCTTTCGCGGCTACGCGCGCGCCGTCGAGCGCGGCCTGCTCGGGCGGAAGCTCCGCCGCCTGCACCTGGGCGCGCGGCTCTTCTACGGCCCGCGCCACCGCCTCTGGTTCCGCGTTGCCGCCGCGAGTGCGCGCGCGCAGGCGATCGGGCTCGCCTGGTACAACGGCGTGGACGGGTGGGATCGGCGGGGGGCGCTCAGCGCGCTGGCCGCCCTCGTTGGCCTAGCAACCCGTCCCGCTCGGTGA